One window of the Granulicella arctica genome contains the following:
- the purL gene encoding phosphoribosylformylglycinamidine synthase subunit PurL — MPIQQVQHQSLVPVPASITPALLKQHSITADEYTRLEAALGRTPSLTELGIFSVMWSEHCSYKSSRVHLKRLPTESPLVVQGPGENAGIIDVGDGWACAFKIESHNHPSYIEPYQGAATGVGGILRDIFTMNARPLAVMDSLRFGPLDEAEKDAQLRRRNHAIVNGIVAGVAGYGNCFGVPNLGGETRFEECYSGNPLLNAFALGLVRIDEIFYAKATGVGNPVIYVGAKTGRDGIHGATMASEEFTEGSEQKRPNVQMGDPFLEKLLLEACLEAMATGAVLGIQDMGAAGLTCSTCEMGARGELGLTIELDLVPQRETGMSSYEIMLSESQERMLLVADKGREGEVLDVFKKWGLDASIVGIVTADDTMRVTHHGELVCEIPNKALTDNAPVYHRPVGVWNAPVPSDPTPEILQELEHLRDYTADLKTLLTSANICSKRWVFEQYDSMVQTNTVQGPGGEAGVMRIKGTGGLRKNSSNGPSIVKEVAEFFAASTPRGEATLDADARSTKGDRGLAMALAGNGRWCYLDPKLGAMHAVAEAARKVACTGAKPVAATNCLNFGNPEKPEIMAQLSNAIDGIAEACIALGTPVTGGNVSLYNETRGEGIYPTPVIGIVGIIEDVTKATPSGFQKVGDKVMLLQSTNGSPASQIQEFGSSDYAKSITGSLWGTPPWIDLAAEASLHKALITLAERGLIHSAKDISDGGLAAALASSSFERNIGVRATLGALSEAEYSTALFGENATEVLITCAFEDYGTICTLLDEEGAIWPLDLGETIEDDIEIYAGDVPLVQATILELKHGWTHALESQLAAEVLV; from the coding sequence ATGCCTATCCAGCAAGTTCAGCATCAAAGCTTAGTCCCTGTCCCCGCCTCCATCACACCGGCGCTGCTCAAGCAGCACAGCATTACAGCGGACGAGTACACGCGACTCGAAGCCGCGCTGGGACGCACGCCCTCACTGACTGAACTTGGAATCTTTTCGGTCATGTGGTCGGAGCACTGCTCCTACAAAAGCTCGCGCGTTCACCTGAAGCGGCTTCCGACCGAGTCCCCGCTCGTTGTGCAGGGACCGGGAGAGAACGCGGGCATCATTGATGTCGGTGATGGCTGGGCTTGTGCGTTCAAGATTGAGTCGCATAACCATCCTTCGTATATTGAGCCGTATCAGGGCGCAGCGACGGGTGTTGGCGGCATTCTCCGCGACATTTTCACCATGAATGCGCGTCCGCTTGCCGTGATGGACTCACTGCGCTTCGGCCCGCTCGATGAAGCCGAGAAGGACGCACAGCTTCGCCGTCGGAACCACGCTATCGTCAACGGCATCGTCGCTGGCGTTGCCGGCTATGGCAACTGTTTTGGCGTTCCGAACCTCGGTGGCGAGACACGTTTCGAGGAGTGCTATTCCGGTAATCCCCTGCTCAATGCGTTCGCGCTGGGCCTGGTTCGCATCGATGAAATCTTCTACGCGAAGGCTACCGGTGTGGGAAATCCTGTTATCTACGTTGGCGCCAAGACTGGTCGGGACGGCATCCATGGCGCGACGATGGCGTCTGAAGAGTTCACCGAAGGCTCTGAGCAGAAGCGTCCCAACGTGCAGATGGGCGATCCATTCCTCGAAAAATTGCTGCTTGAAGCCTGCCTCGAGGCAATGGCGACCGGCGCTGTTCTTGGTATTCAGGATATGGGTGCGGCTGGCCTTACCTGTTCCACCTGCGAGATGGGTGCGCGCGGCGAGCTTGGTCTGACGATTGAACTCGATCTCGTTCCGCAGCGCGAAACCGGTATGTCGAGCTACGAGATCATGCTGTCCGAGTCGCAGGAGCGGATGCTGCTCGTTGCCGACAAGGGCCGCGAGGGCGAGGTGCTGGATGTCTTTAAGAAGTGGGGCCTTGACGCGAGCATCGTTGGAATCGTTACCGCGGACGACACGATGCGCGTTACGCATCACGGAGAGCTGGTTTGCGAGATCCCCAATAAGGCGCTCACCGATAATGCCCCGGTCTACCATCGGCCCGTAGGGGTCTGGAATGCTCCTGTTCCGAGCGATCCAACACCAGAGATTCTGCAAGAGCTTGAGCATCTGCGCGATTACACGGCTGATTTAAAGACGCTGCTGACGAGCGCCAACATCTGCAGCAAGCGATGGGTCTTCGAGCAGTATGACTCGATGGTTCAGACGAACACCGTACAGGGTCCGGGCGGCGAAGCTGGCGTCATGCGCATCAAGGGCACAGGCGGTCTGCGGAAGAACTCCAGCAACGGTCCCAGCATCGTGAAGGAGGTTGCGGAGTTCTTCGCTGCCTCTACCCCGCGTGGCGAGGCAACGCTCGACGCGGATGCCCGGTCCACCAAGGGAGATCGTGGCCTTGCCATGGCGCTTGCTGGCAATGGCCGCTGGTGCTATCTCGATCCGAAGCTTGGCGCGATGCATGCCGTGGCAGAAGCAGCCCGCAAGGTCGCCTGTACGGGCGCAAAGCCTGTTGCGGCGACGAACTGCCTCAACTTCGGCAATCCGGAGAAGCCGGAGATCATGGCGCAGCTTTCGAATGCTATCGACGGCATTGCCGAGGCCTGCATCGCGCTCGGAACTCCTGTAACCGGTGGCAATGTCAGCCTCTACAACGAGACGCGCGGCGAAGGGATCTATCCCACCCCGGTTATCGGTATCGTCGGCATCATCGAAGATGTGACGAAGGCTACGCCCTCCGGCTTCCAAAAGGTTGGCGACAAGGTGATGCTCCTGCAATCGACCAACGGCTCGCCTGCTTCGCAGATTCAGGAGTTCGGCAGTTCGGATTACGCTAAATCCATTACCGGTAGTCTTTGGGGCACACCACCATGGATCGACCTTGCAGCCGAAGCATCTCTGCACAAGGCCCTGATTACGCTGGCTGAGCGCGGTCTCATCCATTCCGCAAAAGATATCTCTGACGGCGGACTTGCAGCAGCGCTGGCTTCGTCAAGCTTCGAGCGAAACATTGGTGTTCGCGCAACGCTTGGCGCGCTTTCGGAAGCGGAGTATTCGACTGCGCTCTTTGGGGAAAACGCTACTGAGGTGCTGATTACCTGCGCCTTTGAGGATTACGGGACCATCTGTACGCTCCTGGATGAGGAAGGCGCAATCTGGCCCCTCGATCTTGGAGAGACGATCGAGGACGACATAGAAATCTACGCAGGGGATGTGCCGCTGGTACAGGCAACAATCCTCGAACTAAAGCACGGTTGGACGCATGCTCTTGAATCGCAACTCGCTGCGGAGGTGCTGGTTTGA
- the purF gene encoding amidophosphoribosyltransferase produces MAVYNHADAARMTYWGLYSLQHRGQESAGIASADGTEVNDIKGMGLVSEIFTDDVLAKLPGHMAIGHTRYSTTGDSALLNAQPISVESTKGLIAIAHNGNLINLGTAKERLERDGAIFQTTSDSEIIIQLIAHCTKNTLIDCMADALQQVDGAFSIVMMTRNRIFAARDPHGFRPLSMGRIEGKDGAPDTFVFASETCAFDLLHAKYERDVKPGELVMVSEDGVTSRYFDTTKEQSSCVFEHVYFARPDSKIFGRWVQQSREEMGRQLARESGVAADLIVPVPDSGVTAAIGYAAESGIPFNFGLIRNHYVGRTFIQPEQRVRDFGVRMKLNPVRSLLEGKRVILIDDSIIRGTTSRKIVRMVRNAGAAEVHMRISCPPTISPCFYGVDTPSKKDLIAANKTVSEICDFIEADSLAYLSLVGLTHSCTKGETSEGLSPASFCTACYTGEYPTQWVDVEEILPAPALAL; encoded by the coding sequence ATGGCGGTCTACAACCACGCCGATGCAGCCCGGATGACGTACTGGGGTCTCTACTCACTCCAGCATCGCGGGCAGGAGTCTGCAGGCATTGCGTCTGCTGACGGCACCGAAGTCAACGATATCAAGGGCATGGGTCTAGTCTCCGAGATATTTACGGACGACGTGCTCGCCAAACTGCCAGGCCATATGGCTATCGGGCATACACGCTACTCGACCACAGGCGACTCCGCCCTGCTGAACGCTCAGCCTATTTCGGTCGAATCGACCAAGGGTCTCATCGCCATCGCGCACAATGGCAACCTCATCAATCTTGGAACGGCCAAGGAACGTCTCGAGCGCGATGGTGCAATCTTCCAGACGACCAGCGACTCCGAGATCATCATCCAGCTCATCGCGCACTGCACCAAGAACACCTTGATTGACTGCATGGCCGATGCCCTCCAGCAGGTTGACGGTGCTTTCTCGATCGTCATGATGACGCGCAACCGTATCTTCGCCGCGCGCGATCCGCACGGCTTCCGGCCACTCTCGATGGGTCGCATTGAAGGCAAGGACGGTGCGCCTGATACGTTTGTTTTTGCGTCCGAGACCTGCGCGTTTGACCTGCTGCATGCGAAGTATGAGCGCGACGTAAAACCCGGGGAGCTCGTCATGGTCTCCGAGGATGGCGTGACCAGTCGCTACTTCGATACCACCAAGGAGCAGTCGAGCTGCGTCTTTGAGCACGTGTACTTCGCGCGCCCGGACTCGAAGATCTTCGGTCGCTGGGTCCAGCAGAGCCGCGAGGAGATGGGCCGGCAACTAGCCCGCGAATCAGGTGTAGCGGCAGACCTTATCGTGCCTGTTCCTGACTCGGGCGTCACCGCAGCGATTGGCTACGCGGCGGAATCCGGCATACCTTTCAACTTTGGCCTTATTCGCAACCACTACGTTGGCCGCACTTTTATTCAGCCAGAGCAGCGCGTCCGCGACTTCGGCGTCCGCATGAAGCTCAATCCTGTCCGCAGCCTGCTCGAAGGTAAGCGCGTCATTCTGATTGATGACTCCATCATCCGCGGCACGACCTCGCGCAAGATCGTCCGTATGGTCCGCAACGCGGGTGCAGCCGAGGTTCACATGCGCATCTCGTGTCCTCCAACGATCTCTCCGTGTTTCTATGGCGTCGATACCCCTTCGAAGAAGGACCTGATCGCTGCGAACAAGACTGTCTCCGAGATCTGCGATTTCATCGAGGCAGACTCGCTGGCGTACCTCTCTCTTGTCGGCCTTACCCACTCCTGCACCAAGGGCGAAACCTCCGAAGGCCTCTCTCCAGCAAGTTTCTGCACCGCCTGTTACACCGGCGAATACCCCACCCAATGGGTCGATGTTGAAGAGATCCTGCCTGCTCCTGCACTCGCGCTTTAG
- a CDS encoding VOC family protein — protein sequence MKKLSAFALLLTCCHFLVAQARPAITGIAFVSLYTGDPEAAAKLYDNDMGFIRTKIGTEDFYSVSDSQWFQIAPLHVPEVSSHLAAVGFTTRDEAGLERYLRAHGQSILPEAERGRFAVKDPEGNLIVFVQEGMKHPGSSVASPRATSHRIIHAGFIVRDAAAEDRFYKDLLGFHPYWHGGKTPERTDYVSLQVPDGSDWLEYMLNNPAIPDLHTYGMMNHFSLGTETMDQVVTGLAANKCTKPICSKTQVGVDGKVQLNLFDPDQTRIEYMEFKPSSTPCCSPFMGKHPTATEDK from the coding sequence GTGAAGAAACTGAGCGCTTTCGCCCTCCTCCTCACCTGCTGCCACTTTCTCGTGGCACAGGCTCGTCCTGCAATTACGGGAATCGCGTTCGTTAGCCTGTACACCGGGGACCCGGAAGCCGCGGCGAAGTTGTACGACAACGACATGGGCTTCATACGCACAAAAATAGGCACGGAAGACTTCTACTCGGTCAGCGACTCACAATGGTTTCAGATCGCTCCGTTGCATGTGCCAGAGGTATCCTCTCACCTTGCTGCGGTCGGGTTTACAACGCGGGATGAGGCTGGCCTGGAACGCTACCTGCGTGCTCACGGGCAGTCGATCCTGCCGGAGGCTGAGCGTGGACGCTTCGCCGTCAAAGATCCCGAGGGCAATCTCATCGTCTTTGTGCAGGAGGGCATGAAGCACCCAGGTTCGTCTGTAGCCAGTCCGCGGGCGACCTCCCATCGGATCATCCATGCCGGGTTTATCGTGCGCGATGCTGCTGCGGAGGATCGCTTCTACAAGGACCTGCTTGGCTTCCATCCATATTGGCACGGTGGCAAGACACCGGAGCGAACAGACTATGTAAGTCTTCAGGTGCCGGACGGAAGCGACTGGCTGGAGTACATGCTGAACAATCCCGCCATCCCCGACCTGCATACCTACGGGATGATGAATCATTTCTCGCTAGGCACGGAGACGATGGACCAGGTAGTGACAGGGCTTGCAGCGAACAAATGCACAAAGCCAATCTGCAGCAAGACCCAGGTTGGTGTGGACGGAAAGGTGCAGTTGAACCTGTTCGATCCCGATCAGACGCGGATTGAATATATGGAGTTCAAGCCGAGTTCTACACCTTGCTGCTCGCCGTTCATGGGAAAGCATCCTACCGCCACGGAAGATAAGTAG
- a CDS encoding pirin family protein: MMTLRPAASRGHANHGWLDSNFSFSFAEYYDPAHMGFRALRVINEDFVAPSMGFGKHPHRDMEILTYVLEGAVNHEDTTGASETLVPGELQHMTAGSGVKHSEMNPSDTETLHLLQIWLMPNETGIPPKYEQKKFAVQTEPNRLHLLASTDARDGSFQLHADAELLAAKLDPATSVTHEFKLGNGYLQIARGAVSVGEELLKAGDGLALTGEASVTVSSAEGGEFLLFDLA, translated from the coding sequence ATGATGACTCTTCGTCCCGCGGCGAGTCGCGGGCATGCAAACCACGGATGGCTTGACTCCAACTTCAGCTTTTCCTTCGCCGAGTACTACGATCCCGCGCACATGGGATTCCGTGCGCTCCGCGTCATCAACGAGGATTTTGTCGCACCTTCAATGGGCTTTGGCAAGCATCCTCATCGCGACATGGAGATCCTCACCTACGTGCTTGAAGGCGCCGTGAATCACGAGGACACGACAGGTGCAAGCGAGACGCTTGTTCCGGGTGAGTTACAGCACATGACAGCGGGATCGGGCGTGAAGCACAGCGAGATGAATCCGTCGGATACGGAGACACTGCATCTCTTGCAGATCTGGCTGATGCCAAACGAAACGGGCATTCCGCCGAAGTACGAGCAGAAGAAGTTCGCGGTCCAGACGGAGCCGAATCGGCTTCATCTTCTGGCGAGCACGGATGCACGCGACGGTTCGTTCCAGCTTCATGCAGATGCGGAGTTGCTGGCGGCGAAGCTTGATCCGGCGACGTCAGTGACGCATGAGTTCAAGCTCGGCAACGGCTATCTACAGATAGCTCGCGGGGCGGTGTCGGTAGGCGAAGAGTTGCTGAAAGCTGGGGATGGACTCGCCCTGACAGGAGAGGCATCCGTAACGGTCAGCAGCGCCGAGGGCGGCGAGTTCCTTCTCTTCGACCTGGCATAA
- the purD gene encoding phosphoribosylamine--glycine ligase, with protein MKVLVLGGGGREHAVVWKLLQSPRVTEVVCAPGNGGISQETRCVGVDLGDLEAMIRLVQAESPDLTVVGPELPLSLGLVDRLNALGLRAFGPTKAAARLESSKSFAKSFMQRTGIPTAAYALCTSLDEVRDQLRSFSVPVVVKADGLAAGKGVVICETHREAEMAAAQMFSGVLLGSAVDEIVLEEFLTGEELSFFALCDGKTAVPLAAAQDHKRVGEGDTGPNTGGMGAYSTDALMPPAMQEWLTANVAQVVVREMDREGTPFTGILFCGIMMVPDARGPILGRHGAVRPMVLEFNTRFGDPETQAIVMRLETDLLEMFESAIDGTADRLTIKLRPGAAACVIAASGGYPGKYDMGKVVTGVPSPTSNAALKVFHSGTALDKSGSLRTAGGRVLAVTATASGGLKEALAAAYAALDQIRFDGMQFRRDIGWHAL; from the coding sequence ATGAAGGTTCTGGTACTTGGCGGTGGCGGACGGGAGCATGCTGTGGTGTGGAAGCTATTGCAAAGTCCGCGCGTGACGGAGGTTGTGTGCGCTCCCGGCAATGGCGGGATCTCCCAGGAGACGAGGTGCGTTGGTGTCGATTTAGGCGATCTTGAGGCCATGATTCGCCTCGTGCAGGCGGAGTCACCCGACCTGACCGTTGTTGGGCCGGAGCTTCCCCTCTCTCTCGGTCTGGTGGACCGACTCAATGCGCTTGGCCTCAGGGCGTTTGGCCCGACGAAGGCTGCTGCGCGCCTCGAATCCAGCAAGTCGTTCGCGAAGTCCTTCATGCAGCGAACAGGGATCCCAACCGCGGCATACGCGCTTTGTACGAGCCTCGACGAGGTTCGCGATCAGCTGCGGAGCTTTTCAGTGCCCGTCGTAGTCAAGGCAGATGGACTGGCTGCGGGTAAGGGCGTCGTAATCTGCGAGACCCACCGCGAGGCGGAGATGGCAGCAGCACAGATGTTCTCGGGCGTGCTGCTCGGAAGCGCCGTGGACGAGATCGTCCTGGAGGAGTTCCTTACGGGTGAGGAGCTTTCGTTCTTTGCATTGTGCGACGGAAAGACGGCGGTTCCGTTGGCCGCGGCGCAGGACCACAAGCGCGTCGGCGAAGGCGATACTGGCCCCAATACGGGGGGTATGGGAGCGTATTCGACGGACGCCCTGATGCCTCCAGCAATGCAGGAGTGGCTGACGGCAAATGTTGCCCAGGTAGTCGTCCGCGAAATGGATCGAGAGGGTACGCCGTTTACAGGCATCTTGTTCTGCGGAATCATGATGGTTCCCGACGCGCGTGGGCCAATACTCGGGAGGCACGGTGCAGTGCGGCCCATGGTGCTGGAGTTCAACACGCGCTTTGGCGATCCGGAGACGCAGGCGATCGTGATGCGGCTTGAGACGGATCTGCTGGAGATGTTCGAGTCCGCCATCGATGGAACCGCAGACCGACTGACGATCAAGCTTCGACCGGGTGCGGCAGCCTGCGTCATTGCTGCCAGCGGTGGCTATCCAGGCAAATACGACATGGGCAAGGTCGTTACGGGCGTGCCATCTCCCACCTCAAACGCTGCGCTAAAGGTCTTTCATTCGGGTACGGCGCTGGATAAGTCGGGCTCACTCCGTACGGCTGGCGGACGTGTACTCGCTGTAACAGCTACGGCCTCCGGTGGCCTGAAGGAAGCGCTTGCAGCGGCTTATGCGGCGCTCGATCAGATTCGCTTCGACGGTATGCAATTTCGCCGGGATATCGGCTGGCACGCGTTATAG
- a CDS encoding metal-dependent transcriptional regulator yields MAKLQNRPRPTRDAGTATAGSEAIDDYLKAIFQLSGRDERLVTSTEIATHLSITAASVTNMLQKLSAGEPPMVLYKKHHGVKLAKSGKKRALEIIRHHRLLETFLTQVLGYPWDEVHQEAERLEHFISERLEERIAAKLGHPEFDPHGHAIPALDGSIPGQEPQALSQLKPGEGAKIASVSDKDPAMLRYLATQGIRPGVRITLSEQLPFKGAFQVRVGKASTLILLSESLADAILVATR; encoded by the coding sequence ATGGCGAAGCTCCAAAACAGACCTCGACCGACCAGGGATGCCGGAACCGCCACTGCAGGCAGTGAGGCAATTGATGATTACCTCAAGGCAATCTTCCAGCTAAGCGGGCGGGACGAGCGTCTTGTCACCAGCACCGAGATAGCCACGCACCTTTCCATCACCGCTGCTTCCGTGACGAATATGCTGCAAAAGCTCTCCGCCGGCGAGCCGCCCATGGTGCTTTACAAGAAACATCACGGCGTAAAGTTAGCCAAGAGCGGCAAGAAACGCGCGCTCGAAATCATCCGCCATCATCGACTTCTTGAGACGTTTCTAACTCAGGTTCTTGGCTACCCGTGGGACGAGGTTCACCAGGAGGCGGAGCGCCTCGAGCACTTCATCTCGGAGCGGCTTGAAGAGCGGATCGCAGCGAAACTTGGCCATCCGGAGTTCGACCCTCATGGCCATGCAATACCCGCTCTCGATGGATCCATCCCAGGACAGGAGCCGCAAGCGCTCTCGCAGCTCAAACCGGGTGAAGGGGCAAAGATTGCGAGTGTCTCCGACAAGGATCCCGCGATGCTGCGCTACCTCGCTACGCAAGGCATTCGCCCCGGGGTGCGAATTACGCTGAGCGAACAGCTTCCCTTCAAGGGTGCATTTCAAGTGCGCGTTGGCAAAGCCAGCACGCTTATTCTTCTAAGCGAATCCCTTGCGGACGCTATCTTAGTAGCGACTCGCTAG
- a CDS encoding Nramp family divalent metal transporter, with the protein MANIQISEQKILPRTRKQQLWSFFGPAFVASVAYIDPGNFATNIAGGSQFGYRLLWVLLWSNAMAILIQYLSAKLGIVTGLTLPQNCRKHFARPITILLWVCAEIAAIATDLAEFLGAALGLYLLCGPALLAHGWTRTGTLLASALISAVAVFLILALDLKGYRWLEGGIMAFVGVIGLCYGFEVLLVHPDWRLAAFHTLMPTLDTSSQNSFYGSIYLAVGMLGATVMPHVIYLHSALVQPRLRKMASEGLTPVDAPANSKAQSTSNGLRRLYLRFELIDIIFAMNGAWLINSAMIVMAAVAFIHLGAPVTDVEQAYKTLGPLLGPAAATVFAVALLCSGLSSSTVGVMAGQVIIEGFLNIKFSIFLRRLITIVPAILVIAIGLDPLRILILSQVVLSFTLPFALIPLLILTNRQSVMRSFTSPRLTRAAGWTSVTIIVTLNVVLLGQLALGH; encoded by the coding sequence ATGGCTAATATCCAGATTAGTGAACAGAAGATATTGCCGCGCACCAGAAAGCAGCAACTCTGGAGCTTCTTCGGTCCCGCCTTCGTGGCCTCGGTCGCCTATATTGATCCCGGTAACTTTGCTACTAACATCGCCGGGGGATCGCAATTCGGCTACCGCCTGCTGTGGGTTCTTCTGTGGTCGAACGCCATGGCCATCCTGATCCAGTATCTGTCGGCCAAACTCGGCATCGTTACTGGCCTCACGCTCCCTCAGAACTGCCGGAAGCACTTCGCGCGGCCCATTACCATCCTGCTTTGGGTCTGCGCAGAGATCGCTGCTATCGCTACCGATCTCGCTGAATTTCTGGGAGCCGCACTCGGACTCTACCTGCTCTGCGGACCCGCATTGCTCGCTCACGGATGGACCCGCACCGGTACCTTGTTAGCCTCTGCTCTCATCTCGGCTGTGGCGGTCTTCCTCATCCTTGCGCTCGACCTCAAAGGGTATCGCTGGCTTGAAGGCGGCATCATGGCCTTCGTCGGGGTCATCGGCCTTTGCTATGGATTCGAAGTTCTGCTGGTCCATCCTGACTGGCGGCTCGCGGCCTTCCATACACTGATGCCCACGCTCGATACAAGCAGCCAGAACAGCTTCTATGGCAGCATCTATTTAGCTGTCGGCATGTTAGGTGCCACGGTCATGCCGCACGTCATCTACCTGCACTCTGCCCTCGTACAGCCGCGTCTCAGGAAGATGGCCAGTGAAGGACTTACCCCGGTGGACGCGCCGGCAAACTCCAAGGCCCAGTCGACAAGTAACGGGCTTCGTCGTCTCTACCTCCGGTTCGAGCTTATCGACATCATCTTCGCCATGAACGGCGCCTGGCTCATCAACTCCGCCATGATCGTTATGGCCGCAGTCGCCTTTATCCACCTCGGCGCCCCAGTGACTGATGTCGAACAGGCCTATAAAACGCTCGGTCCGCTGCTAGGACCCGCCGCCGCAACGGTCTTTGCGGTTGCGCTCCTCTGCTCCGGTCTGTCGTCTTCGACCGTTGGAGTAATGGCCGGCCAGGTCATCATTGAGGGATTTCTTAACATTAAGTTCTCGATCTTTCTCCGCCGTCTCATCACGATTGTCCCGGCGATCCTTGTCATCGCCATCGGCCTCGATCCGCTCAGAATACTTATTCTTTCGCAGGTAGTTCTCAGCTTCACGCTGCCCTTCGCTCTGATCCCTCTCCTCATCCTGACCAACCGCCAAAGTGTCATGCGAAGCTTTACCAGCCCCCGACTCACGCGAGCCGCAGGCTGGACCTCCGTCACTATCATCGTCACCCTGAACGTGGTTCTGTTGGGTCAACTGGCACTCGGGCACTAA
- a CDS encoding YXWGXW repeat-containing protein codes for MIDIKQFAGRTYFLGAVLGIAGLAGVSGCKKNADVASTGVDPAAANEAPTDPNQAQQFAGQMAPYPAATQPARTRVLGQTQETVAQQQSETYQQNNAQGQQHAPDPENYTPPGGYQNQQGIQGQQGYGVQQDQGSQQADENFDATVDEYAEQAPPPLPVYEQPPAPDPNYLWTPGYWGYAPQGYYWVPGAWCAAPYSGALWTPGYWGVYGNRYGFHRGYWGLHIGFYGGINYGFGYLGHGYEGGYWNGNNFYYNRAYNRINGNNFHNVYVRNVTINNTVINNRVSYNGGRGGIQARPAAFEVAAMREQHTPPMAAQRELHQQAQQNRQQFFSANQGRPAAAVAQRGLVADRGVVAPQRGFQQQQQNRPGVTTGGFGNQQNRPGAVTPGGLNQQQNQQRNEQLQRSGQQQQLQQRNDQQRNQQELQQHNNLQQRNQQQQVQQRNGQEQLQQRNQQELQQRNQQQTQQQLQQHNEQTQQQRTQQQNQQQLQQRNEQVQQQQRTQQQNQQQQQQRNEQVQQQQRTQQQNQQQLQQRNEQVQQQRTQQQNQQQLQQRNEQVQQQRTQQQEQQRNQQQQQQQVQQQRQQVQQPQRQQVQPQHQQSPPQQRVEQPRPAPQQEARPAPAPHGEHH; via the coding sequence ATGATTGACATCAAGCAATTCGCAGGGCGTACCTACTTTCTCGGGGCTGTACTTGGAATTGCAGGACTTGCAGGAGTCTCTGGTTGCAAGAAAAATGCTGACGTTGCATCGACCGGAGTTGATCCAGCAGCGGCGAATGAAGCTCCGACCGACCCGAATCAGGCACAGCAGTTCGCTGGACAGATGGCACCTTACCCTGCCGCGACCCAGCCTGCACGTACACGGGTGCTCGGGCAGACCCAGGAGACGGTCGCCCAGCAGCAGTCTGAGACATACCAACAGAACAACGCTCAGGGTCAGCAGCACGCTCCCGATCCCGAAAACTACACGCCGCCCGGAGGCTACCAGAATCAGCAGGGCATCCAGGGTCAACAGGGTTATGGGGTCCAGCAGGACCAAGGTTCCCAGCAAGCTGATGAGAACTTCGATGCTACGGTCGATGAGTATGCCGAGCAGGCACCACCGCCGTTACCTGTTTACGAGCAGCCGCCTGCTCCCGATCCAAACTACCTCTGGACACCGGGCTACTGGGGCTATGCGCCGCAGGGCTACTACTGGGTTCCGGGCGCATGGTGTGCGGCTCCGTACAGTGGGGCACTTTGGACGCCGGGTTACTGGGGCGTATATGGCAATCGCTATGGCTTTCACCGCGGATACTGGGGCCTGCACATCGGCTTCTACGGTGGAATCAACTATGGTTTTGGATATCTCGGCCACGGCTATGAGGGTGGTTATTGGAATGGCAACAACTTTTACTACAACCGTGCCTATAACCGCATCAATGGAAACAACTTCCATAACGTCTACGTTCGCAATGTGACGATCAACAACACGGTGATCAATAACCGTGTGAGCTATAACGGTGGTCGCGGTGGCATCCAGGCGCGACCCGCTGCGTTCGAGGTCGCGGCTATGCGGGAGCAGCACACTCCGCCGATGGCCGCTCAGCGGGAGCTTCACCAGCAAGCTCAGCAGAATCGCCAGCAGTTCTTCAGCGCGAACCAGGGACGTCCTGCCGCAGCCGTGGCTCAACGTGGCCTTGTAGCGGATCGCGGAGTTGTTGCGCCGCAGCGTGGATTCCAACAGCAACAGCAGAATCGTCCGGGCGTCACGACAGGCGGCTTCGGCAATCAGCAAAATCGTCCTGGTGCTGTAACCCCGGGCGGCCTCAACCAACAGCAGAACCAGCAAAGAAACGAGCAACTACAGCGGAGTGGTCAGCAGCAGCAACTACAACAGAGAAATGACCAGCAACGCAACCAGCAAGAGCTGCAGCAACATAACAACTTGCAACAAAGGAATCAGCAGCAGCAAGTACAGCAACGGAACGGACAGGAGCAGTTGCAGCAGAGAAATCAGCAGGAGTTACAGCAGAGGAATCAGCAACAGACCCAGCAGCAGCTACAGCAACATAACGAGCAGACGCAACAGCAGCGAACGCAACAACAGAATCAACAGCAACTTCAACAACGCAATGAGCAGGTACAGCAGCAACAGCGGACCCAACAACAAAACCAGCAACAACAGCAGCAACGTAACGAGCAGGTGCAACAGCAGCAGCGGACGCAACAGCAGAATCAGCAGCAACTTCAACAGCGCAATGAGCAGGTACAGCAACAGCGGACGCAACAGCAAAATCAACAGCAACTGCAGCAGCGCAATGAGCAGGTGCAACAGCAGCGGACGCAACAGCAGGAGCAGCAAAGAAATCAGCAGCAACAACAGCAGCAGGTTCAGCAGCAACGGCAGCAGGTGCAGCAACCGCAGCGGCAGCAGGTGCAACCACAGCATCAGCAATCTCCACCACAGCAGCGGGTAGAGCAGCCGCGCCCAGCTCCGCAGCAGGAAGCTCGTCCGGCGCCAGCTCCGCACGGCGAACATCACTAG